The following proteins are encoded in a genomic region of Planococcus lenghuensis:
- a CDS encoding NUDIX domain-containing protein codes for MKYRDLNGFECRLSFEKGKSCIKSRHVIVLAQYEGKWLLTDHPVRGLEFPGGKRERGETLEEAAVRETYEETGGVLKSLKWVGEYKVMAERPFVKTAFLAIVERLEKIPLAETRGAVLVKELDFNDRYSFLMKDEGMKELIRIAVFEHKKARQEPGSS; via the coding sequence ATGAAGTACCGGGATTTGAACGGCTTTGAATGCCGCCTTTCATTTGAAAAAGGAAAGAGTTGCATAAAAAGCCGGCATGTAATCGTATTAGCCCAGTACGAGGGGAAGTGGCTGCTGACGGATCATCCGGTACGTGGACTGGAGTTTCCGGGCGGCAAGCGGGAGCGGGGTGAAACGCTTGAAGAAGCTGCAGTCCGGGAAACCTATGAAGAGACAGGCGGAGTGCTGAAGTCCCTGAAATGGGTGGGAGAATATAAAGTGATGGCTGAACGGCCTTTTGTGAAAACCGCTTTCCTTGCAATAGTAGAGCGTCTCGAAAAAATACCCCTTGCTGAAACAAGGGGAGCAGTCCTGGTAAAAGAACTGGATTTTAATGACCGCTACAGTTTTCTTATGAAGGACGAGGGTATGAAGGAATTGATCCGAATAGCAGTTTTTGAACATAAAAAAGCCCGGCAGGAGCCGGGCAGTTCATAA
- a CDS encoding isochorismate synthase: MNSQPYSSTEQVIAGTYDSWCFYTETIEVQSMSPFAFFNAGKGYTGQRMFWQNRESTFTFVGLGHAHVITSHAEDRFESIKQDWQSLCRQIVNEEPAVQPVLFGGFSFDPENEKKSVWRDFSPAYFAVPTFQLTVQEDQAFVSIHLITQETNAFETFEQLRKERDELVHVAQVSEPAKPEGILVTNRTELEKDIYMQSIQQVTEAIRAGEADKVVIARQLKLDFEQEVDHADVLQQVGAQQQGSFLFGLEAGSQLFFGATPERLVKVTDNQALSTCLAGSIPRGRTAAEDTALGNELMNDDKNRSEHAYVVNMISSVFRKHCSSAVIPNMPELMKIRDIQHLYTPVEGELKEEATLFDLVQELHPTPALGGEPRTKAMQLIRKHEPADRGYYAAPLGWIDAEGNGEFAVAIRSALLDGQSAYLYAGGGIVADSTPELEYAETWVKFRPMLRALGGQLRDES, from the coding sequence ATGAATTCACAGCCGTATTCATCAACAGAACAAGTGATAGCCGGGACGTATGATTCCTGGTGTTTTTATACAGAAACTATAGAAGTACAGAGCATGTCGCCATTTGCGTTTTTTAATGCCGGCAAAGGATATACCGGACAACGGATGTTTTGGCAAAACCGGGAATCGACGTTTACGTTTGTTGGTTTGGGACATGCGCATGTGATCACCTCCCATGCAGAGGATCGTTTTGAATCCATTAAGCAGGATTGGCAAAGTCTGTGCAGACAGATTGTTAACGAAGAACCAGCTGTTCAGCCGGTTCTGTTCGGCGGGTTTTCTTTTGATCCTGAAAATGAGAAAAAAAGTGTCTGGCGTGATTTTTCGCCGGCTTATTTTGCGGTGCCAACTTTTCAATTGACCGTTCAGGAAGATCAGGCCTTTGTCAGCATTCACCTCATTACTCAGGAAACAAATGCTTTTGAAACGTTTGAGCAATTGCGGAAAGAACGGGACGAACTCGTCCATGTTGCACAAGTATCAGAGCCGGCCAAGCCGGAAGGTATTTTAGTCACAAATCGGACAGAGCTGGAGAAAGATATATACATGCAATCGATCCAGCAAGTAACCGAGGCCATTCGGGCTGGTGAAGCGGATAAAGTCGTAATCGCCCGGCAGTTGAAACTTGATTTTGAGCAGGAAGTGGATCATGCTGATGTTCTTCAGCAAGTGGGTGCCCAGCAGCAAGGCAGTTTTCTTTTTGGACTCGAGGCAGGAAGTCAGCTGTTTTTTGGCGCCACGCCTGAACGGCTTGTGAAAGTAACGGACAATCAGGCGTTATCGACATGTCTGGCAGGCTCGATTCCAAGAGGGAGAACGGCTGCAGAAGATACAGCGCTTGGCAATGAACTGATGAACGATGACAAAAACCGATCGGAACATGCTTATGTCGTTAATATGATTTCATCCGTATTCCGTAAGCATTGCTCGTCTGCCGTCATCCCAAATATGCCGGAATTAATGAAAATCCGTGATATTCAACATCTGTATACACCGGTTGAAGGAGAATTAAAAGAAGAAGCTACATTGTTCGACCTTGTACAGGAACTGCATCCGACACCAGCGTTGGGCGGTGAACCGCGTACTAAGGCCATGCAGCTAATCAGAAAGCATGAGCCGGCAGACCGGGGTTATTATGCGGCACCTTTAGGTTGGATCGATGCAGAGGGGAACGGGGAATTTGCAGTGGCGATCCGTTCAGCACTGCTTGACGGCCAGTCAGCTTATTTATACGCAGGAGGCGGCATTGTAGCGGATTCCACACCGGAACTGGAATATGCAGAGACGTGGGTGAAATTCCGGCCGATGTTGCGCGCTTTAGGAGGGCAATTACGTGACGAATCGTGA
- the menD gene encoding 2-succinyl-5-enolpyruvyl-6-hydroxy-3-cyclohexene-1-carboxylic-acid synthase, protein MTNREYLTEYVTAFTAAVTQQGIREVVISPGSRSTPLAYACMQEEQLTVYRQIDERSAAYFALGLAKATDRPVMLLCTSGTAAVNYFPAIVEAFYARVPLLVVTADRPHELREVGAPQAINQIELYGKHVKWSTDLPLPETDNRLGFLVRHLTRAIGTAITAPAGPVHVNVPLREPLLIDFESKTEDISAVSRFAAESALSEPARLFLNEVFQEERGLLVLGEQTGELPEVFWDFIRKLQWPVLADPLSNARSKVPVDCQRLIVDAYDALLKSNEFKEKIKPEAVIRVGPQPVSKPLLLWLNAVRPAWYIAIDESPMLRDPQSIVTHHIQTASSALWGLPLKKRKETDYASRWQKATEIYWETAAQHAEEVTDEGTLAYTFFEELSDCDVVIGSSMPIRDADTFFEKSGRDVRLYANRGTNGIDGVVSTAFGVQAANKRPAYLLIGDLSFLHDMNGLIASKLQATDLTIVIMNNNGGGIFSYLPQGREERYYEELFGTPTDVTFRDAASMYGADYAEVRSKEELKAALRNGKQASVKLIEVFTDRAQNTAAHRKLWSRVNERLSAE, encoded by the coding sequence GTGACGAATCGTGAATACTTAACAGAGTACGTGACGGCATTTACTGCTGCTGTCACCCAACAAGGGATCCGGGAAGTAGTCATTTCTCCGGGTTCCCGCTCCACGCCGCTTGCGTATGCCTGCATGCAGGAAGAACAGCTGACGGTGTATCGGCAAATCGATGAACGTTCAGCGGCTTATTTCGCGCTGGGACTGGCAAAAGCGACGGACCGGCCGGTTATGCTGCTATGCACATCCGGAACAGCAGCTGTAAATTATTTCCCTGCCATTGTTGAAGCATTTTATGCCCGGGTCCCACTCTTAGTTGTGACAGCAGACCGGCCGCACGAATTGCGGGAAGTCGGGGCACCGCAAGCCATTAATCAGATTGAGTTATACGGCAAGCATGTGAAATGGTCAACGGATTTGCCACTCCCTGAAACAGATAATCGTCTCGGTTTTCTAGTCCGGCATCTTACCCGGGCGATTGGGACAGCTATTACCGCGCCTGCGGGTCCGGTCCATGTGAATGTTCCGCTGCGCGAACCGCTATTGATCGATTTTGAATCAAAGACAGAAGACATTTCTGCCGTCTCCCGTTTTGCAGCAGAATCCGCACTATCAGAACCTGCCCGACTCTTTCTGAATGAAGTGTTCCAAGAGGAACGAGGACTCTTAGTCCTTGGGGAACAAACGGGTGAACTTCCTGAAGTGTTTTGGGACTTTATCCGAAAACTGCAATGGCCGGTCCTTGCTGATCCGCTGTCGAATGCGCGCAGTAAAGTACCAGTTGATTGTCAGAGACTTATTGTGGATGCGTATGATGCCCTGCTGAAAAGTAATGAATTCAAAGAGAAGATTAAGCCTGAAGCTGTAATTCGTGTCGGCCCGCAGCCGGTATCAAAGCCGCTGCTCCTATGGCTGAATGCTGTAAGGCCAGCCTGGTACATAGCTATTGACGAAAGTCCGATGCTGCGCGATCCGCAATCCATTGTGACACATCATATTCAAACGGCCAGTTCAGCCCTATGGGGATTGCCTCTTAAAAAGCGAAAAGAGACAGATTATGCAAGCAGGTGGCAGAAGGCTACAGAAATTTATTGGGAAACGGCAGCACAGCATGCAGAAGAAGTGACAGATGAAGGAACGCTGGCTTACACCTTTTTTGAAGAGCTTTCTGATTGCGATGTTGTAATTGGCAGCAGCATGCCGATCCGGGACGCCGATACGTTTTTCGAAAAGAGCGGCCGGGATGTCCGGCTGTATGCCAATCGCGGCACGAACGGAATTGATGGAGTTGTATCCACTGCGTTCGGTGTCCAGGCGGCAAATAAGCGGCCTGCTTATCTGCTGATTGGTGATTTATCGTTTCTGCATGACATGAACGGTCTGATTGCATCGAAACTGCAGGCTACGGATCTCACCATTGTGATTATGAATAATAATGGCGGTGGAATCTTTTCTTACTTGCCGCAAGGCCGGGAAGAGCGGTATTACGAGGAATTATTCGGTACACCGACCGATGTGACGTTCCGGGATGCGGCTTCCATGTATGGAGCGGATTATGCGGAAGTAAGATCGAAAGAAGAGCTGAAGGCAGCGCTCCGAAACGGCAAGCAGGCGTCTGTTAAACTGATTGAGGTTTTTACGGACCGGGCGCAAAACACAGCTGCACACCGGAAGTTATGGAGCCGCGTCAATGAAAGACTGTCAGCCGAATGA
- the menH gene encoding 2-succinyl-6-hydroxy-2,4-cyclohexadiene-1-carboxylate synthase yields MNINGIEYHVEVHHPEQQKVLVLLHGFTGSTHTWHSAIPYLLDYRIVLIDLLGHGRTMSPEHQARYRMAYQLQDLKELFRQLQLDEFVLAGYSMGGRTALAYACTYPAGIRRLILESASPGLRTESERHLRREQDQKLAERIERDGIIEFISFWENLPMFETQRNLPSAIRQAVREERLNQHPSGLAGSLYGMGTGAQAPYWDQLEQLACPVLLLTGTDDNKFTAIAREMKEQISRVTHIEMEAGHAIHVEKPEEFATIIRQQLKNDF; encoded by the coding sequence ATGAATATCAACGGAATTGAATACCATGTCGAAGTCCATCATCCCGAACAGCAAAAGGTGCTCGTATTGTTGCATGGGTTTACAGGCAGCACGCACACATGGCATTCAGCGATCCCTTATCTTCTTGACTATCGGATTGTCTTAATCGATTTACTGGGCCATGGGCGGACGATGAGCCCGGAACATCAGGCACGCTACCGGATGGCATATCAGCTGCAAGATCTAAAAGAATTGTTCAGGCAGCTGCAGCTGGATGAATTCGTCCTGGCCGGCTATTCGATGGGCGGACGGACGGCGCTTGCCTATGCATGCACATACCCGGCAGGCATTCGCCGGCTGATACTGGAAAGTGCTTCTCCAGGGCTTCGAACTGAATCAGAGCGACATCTCCGGCGGGAACAGGACCAGAAACTGGCCGAACGGATTGAAAGAGACGGCATAATAGAATTTATATCTTTCTGGGAAAACCTCCCGATGTTTGAGACACAGAGAAATCTTCCCTCAGCCATCCGACAGGCGGTGAGAGAAGAGCGGCTTAATCAGCATCCAAGTGGCCTGGCGGGAAGCCTGTATGGTATGGGGACTGGCGCACAGGCGCCATACTGGGATCAATTAGAGCAATTAGCATGCCCGGTGCTGCTTCTTACGGGAACGGATGATAATAAGTTCACTGCCATTGCAAGGGAAATGAAAGAACAAATTTCACGTGTAACGCATATTGAAATGGAAGCAGGCCATGCAATTCATGTGGAAAAACCGGAAGAGTTTGCTACAATAATAAGGCAGCAATTGAAAAACGATTTTTAG
- the menB gene encoding 1,4-dihydroxy-2-naphthoyl-CoA synthase: protein MTREWVKERTYEDIKYETYNGIAKITINRPEVRNAFRPKTVTELIDAVSHARDDSKVGVIVLTGEGEKAFCSGGDQSVRGHGGYVGEDEIPRLNVLDLQRLIRVTPKPVVAMVAGYAIGGGHVLHVVCDLTIAADNAIFGQTGPKVGSFDAGYGSGYLARIIGHKKAREIWYLCRQYNAQEALDMGLVNTVVPLDQLEDETVKWCEEMLEKSPTALRFIKAAMNADTDGLAGLQQMAGDATLLYYTTDEAKEGRDAFKEKRKPDFGQFPRFP from the coding sequence ATGACTCGAGAATGGGTGAAAGAACGTACATACGAAGACATCAAGTATGAAACGTATAATGGCATTGCCAAAATCACGATCAACCGGCCGGAAGTACGCAATGCTTTCCGTCCGAAAACAGTGACAGAGCTGATTGACGCTGTTTCTCATGCACGTGATGATTCAAAGGTCGGCGTGATTGTATTAACCGGCGAGGGCGAAAAAGCGTTCTGCTCAGGCGGAGATCAGTCAGTACGCGGCCATGGTGGTTATGTTGGGGAAGATGAAATTCCACGCCTGAACGTCCTGGATCTCCAGCGGCTCATCCGTGTAACACCGAAACCGGTTGTTGCAATGGTTGCAGGCTATGCAATCGGTGGCGGACATGTGCTGCATGTTGTTTGTGACCTGACAATCGCAGCGGATAACGCCATCTTCGGTCAGACAGGGCCAAAAGTCGGTTCTTTCGATGCCGGTTATGGTTCGGGTTACTTGGCACGGATCATCGGACATAAGAAAGCACGTGAAATCTGGTATCTGTGCCGTCAGTACAACGCGCAGGAAGCGCTCGATATGGGCCTTGTCAATACAGTCGTTCCGCTTGACCAGCTTGAAGACGAAACAGTGAAATGGTGCGAGGAAATGCTTGAGAAGAGCCCGACAGCCCTCCGTTTTATCAAAGCTGCGATGAATGCGGACACGGATGGTTTGGCCGGTCTGCAGCAAATGGCAGGGGACGCAACACTTCTGTATTACACAACTGATGAAGCGAAAGAAGGCCGCGATGCCTTTAAGGAAAAGCGCAAACCTGATTTCGGTCAGTTCCCGCGTTTCCCTTGA
- a CDS encoding Dps family protein, whose translation MSAELNQELNNQVAMWSVMYTKLHNFHWYVKGRSFFTLHEKFEELYNEASQNLDEIAERLLALGGQPVATMQEQLELSAVKEATKTETAEQMVDTLLSDFDTIMASLKRAREISGEIGDDMTQDMLNAVHQSLEKHAWMLAAFLGEKVQ comes from the coding sequence ATGTCAGCAGAACTGAATCAGGAACTCAATAACCAGGTGGCGATGTGGTCGGTTATGTACACAAAACTACATAATTTCCACTGGTACGTAAAAGGGCGTTCATTCTTTACACTGCACGAAAAATTCGAAGAGTTGTACAATGAAGCGTCGCAGAACTTGGATGAAATTGCAGAGCGGCTGCTTGCGCTCGGCGGCCAGCCGGTGGCGACGATGCAGGAACAGTTGGAGCTGTCGGCGGTGAAAGAAGCGACAAAAACGGAAACAGCTGAGCAGATGGTCGATACACTGCTATCTGATTTCGATACGATTATGGCATCACTGAAGCGGGCACGGGAGATTTCCGGCGAAATCGGAGATGACATGACACAGGATATGCTGAATGCAGTTCATCAGAGCCTTGAGAAACATGCATGGATGCTTGCAGCATTCCTTGGTGAAAAAGTACAATAA
- the menC gene encoding o-succinylbenzoate synthase translates to MELTLRKISVHEIRQPLKRPFKTYLQEVRERESLLVVVKDREGGVGYGECVAFSTPWYTEETVASCLFVLKEILMPLLEGKTFQHPRDVFPALSAVKGNRMAKAAIETAVWDLYAKRMNRPLWQLVGGTHPCISAGVVVATNDAGHLAKEVQRAAQAGYKRVKLKINRESDPEQLQHVISQYPHLLFFGDANGAFTAASYDKLCKLDACGFTLIEQPFGEQEWELHAKANEELKTAICLDESISSFEDAERMVQMKAGTVAVLKMGRLGGWHETLRVYEWFHASGIHMWVGGMIEFGVSKAHNLALASLPGIDLPGDFPASHHYWEQDIISPRIEVVQGEIQLSDESGIGYEVFI, encoded by the coding sequence GTGGAACTGACTCTCCGAAAGATTTCTGTACATGAAATCCGACAACCACTGAAGCGGCCCTTTAAGACATATTTACAGGAAGTGCGGGAACGGGAATCACTTCTTGTTGTTGTGAAAGACCGGGAAGGGGGAGTCGGTTACGGAGAGTGCGTCGCATTCTCCACTCCATGGTACACAGAGGAAACAGTCGCCAGCTGCTTATTTGTACTGAAGGAGATTCTCATGCCGCTGCTCGAAGGGAAAACGTTCCAACATCCGAGAGATGTATTTCCTGCATTGTCGGCAGTCAAAGGAAACCGGATGGCGAAAGCAGCGATTGAAACGGCTGTTTGGGATTTGTATGCCAAACGAATGAATCGACCACTTTGGCAACTGGTTGGCGGCACGCACCCGTGTATTTCAGCAGGAGTTGTGGTGGCGACCAATGATGCCGGACACTTGGCAAAAGAAGTACAGCGGGCAGCGCAGGCCGGGTACAAGCGAGTGAAATTAAAGATCAACAGGGAATCAGATCCGGAGCAACTTCAGCACGTTATCAGCCAGTACCCCCATCTATTATTCTTTGGAGACGCGAATGGCGCTTTTACCGCTGCTTCATACGATAAGTTGTGTAAATTGGATGCATGCGGCTTCACTTTGATCGAGCAGCCATTCGGAGAGCAGGAATGGGAGTTGCATGCAAAAGCGAACGAAGAATTGAAGACGGCCATCTGCTTGGATGAAAGCATTTCGTCATTCGAGGATGCCGAACGGATGGTGCAGATGAAAGCCGGTACTGTAGCTGTACTGAAGATGGGCCGTCTTGGCGGCTGGCATGAAACATTGCGGGTGTATGAGTGGTTTCACGCAAGTGGTATTCACATGTGGGTGGGCGGTATGATTGAGTTTGGCGTCTCAAAAGCCCATAATCTTGCACTTGCTTCGCTTCCTGGAATCGATTTGCCTGGCGACTTCCCGGCCTCTCATCATTACTGGGAGCAGGATATTATTTCACCAAGGATTGAGGTAGTCCAAGGAGAGATTCAGTTATCAGATGAATCAGGCATCGGATATGAAGTGTTTATATAA
- a CDS encoding o-succinylbenzoate--CoA ligase, whose product MYPNWLMKRAQLTGERVGLSWASEEWTFAELDVIARDLAGRLVRLGVQRDSRVALLSKSHPDFVFMMHACLHLGCEMVMLNERLTEQELIYQVQDCEADTVLTDDANAERLNTVNKLLFSTIKEAVPAEVEIQREWPVDRVVSIMYTSGTTGFPKGVKQTAENHFSSAIASSLNIGLGARDSWLCMVPLFHISGFSILMRSLIYGAEVRLYPKFDAANASDELIQGNVTHMSVVGVTLARILDELDNRQMAVSPNFRVMLAGGGPVAVSHIERAAAHGINVLQTYGMTETASQTTTLSPEDAADRPGSAGKPLFLYDVKIGAEDEILIKGPHVTAGYIGRFADVQPTEDGYLKTGDIGRIDAEGFLYVLDRRSDLIVSGGENIYPAEIENVLTGHPAVLEAGVCGIRDGKWGEVPAAFVVADTISAEELDAYCRERLASYKVPKRYSFVRELPRNASNKLLRRELKTWN is encoded by the coding sequence ATGTATCCAAACTGGTTGATGAAACGGGCTCAGTTGACCGGAGAGCGAGTCGGTTTATCTTGGGCATCTGAGGAGTGGACCTTTGCGGAACTGGATGTTATTGCACGGGATCTTGCAGGCCGGCTCGTCCGCCTGGGTGTACAGCGAGACAGCCGGGTGGCGCTGCTGTCCAAATCACATCCCGATTTTGTATTCATGATGCATGCCTGTCTGCATCTCGGCTGCGAAATGGTCATGCTTAATGAACGTTTGACTGAGCAGGAGCTGATCTATCAAGTACAGGATTGCGAAGCGGATACAGTGCTGACGGATGATGCGAATGCAGAACGGCTAAATACAGTGAATAAATTATTATTCAGCACCATTAAAGAAGCTGTGCCTGCAGAAGTGGAGATCCAGCGGGAATGGCCGGTTGATCGTGTGGTTTCCATTATGTATACATCTGGAACAACCGGCTTTCCGAAAGGCGTCAAGCAAACAGCAGAGAACCACTTTTCCAGTGCAATTGCTTCCAGCTTGAATATCGGTCTGGGCGCACGTGATAGTTGGCTGTGTATGGTTCCGCTATTCCATATCAGCGGTTTCTCCATCCTCATGCGATCACTGATTTATGGGGCTGAAGTGCGGCTGTATCCTAAATTTGATGCAGCAAATGCATCTGATGAATTGATTCAAGGTAACGTCACCCACATGTCTGTAGTAGGTGTGACGCTGGCACGGATTTTAGATGAATTGGATAACCGGCAGATGGCCGTGTCACCCAATTTTCGAGTAATGCTCGCAGGCGGCGGGCCGGTCGCAGTCAGTCACATTGAGCGGGCGGCAGCGCATGGCATTAATGTGCTTCAGACGTATGGGATGACAGAGACAGCTTCACAGACTACGACCTTATCACCGGAAGATGCAGCCGACCGGCCAGGTTCAGCCGGTAAACCGCTGTTTTTATACGATGTGAAAATCGGGGCGGAAGATGAGATTCTTATTAAAGGTCCACATGTGACGGCAGGCTACATCGGCCGTTTTGCAGATGTACAGCCGACTGAAGATGGCTATTTGAAGACTGGCGATATCGGTAGGATCGACGCGGAGGGCTTTCTATATGTACTGGACCGACGTTCGGATTTGATTGTCTCTGGAGGAGAGAATATTTACCCGGCAGAGATTGAAAATGTGCTTACTGGCCATCCAGCCGTTCTGGAAGCCGGTGTATGCGGTATCCGGGATGGAAAATGGGGTGAAGTTCCGGCTGCGTTCGTTGTAGCGGATACGATTTCAGCTGAGGAGCTTGACGCCTATTGCAGAGAACGGCTCGCATCATATAAAGTTCCTAAACGCTATTCGTTTGTGCGGGAGCTGCCGCGCAATGCATCAAATAAATTACTGAGGAGAGAGCTGAAGACGTGGAACTGA
- a CDS encoding 1,4-dihydroxy-2-naphthoate polyprenyltransferase → MTHTLQADSGWRVWWQLTRPHTLTAAFAPVFLGTMIALQYTAIHWGLFLAMLIASLLIQAATNMFNEYYDFARGLDNEKSVGIGGAIVRNGVKPRTVLALAFTLYGIAGLLGVYICTETSWWLVAVGLVAMAVGYFYTGGPFPIAYTPLGELFSGLFMGFLIVIIAFFIQTGTVTSEAALLAVPSTLLVAAIMLTNNIRDIKGDAASGRKTLAILVGRPTAVNVLLAFFVLAYGWILVLVFVGAITPWTLLVFLSVQKPIEVVLRYRMFTEPLQVMPAMKATGITNTVFAFLLGIGLLISHVL, encoded by the coding sequence ATGACTCACACACTTCAAGCGGACAGTGGCTGGCGCGTCTGGTGGCAGCTTACCCGGCCCCATACGCTAACCGCAGCCTTTGCCCCGGTTTTTCTCGGGACAATGATCGCTTTGCAATATACGGCTATTCATTGGGGCCTGTTTCTTGCAATGCTGATTGCAAGTCTCTTAATTCAAGCGGCTACCAATATGTTCAATGAATACTATGATTTCGCCCGTGGTCTTGATAATGAAAAGTCAGTAGGCATTGGCGGAGCCATTGTCCGAAATGGTGTCAAACCAAGAACAGTTTTGGCGCTCGCCTTTACTCTTTACGGAATTGCAGGATTGCTGGGTGTTTATATCTGTACCGAGACGAGCTGGTGGCTCGTGGCAGTTGGACTTGTGGCAATGGCAGTCGGTTATTTTTATACAGGCGGCCCTTTCCCTATTGCGTATACGCCGCTCGGTGAATTATTTTCCGGTTTATTCATGGGCTTTCTGATTGTCATCATTGCATTTTTTATTCAGACAGGTACTGTTACCTCAGAAGCTGCACTACTGGCTGTACCAAGTACACTGCTCGTCGCAGCTATTATGCTGACCAACAATATCCGGGACATTAAGGGTGATGCCGCCAGTGGTCGGAAAACACTTGCAATACTGGTGGGAAGACCAACTGCGGTCAATGTCCTGCTCGCCTTCTTCGTTCTCGCATATGGTTGGATACTTGTGCTGGTTTTCGTGGGGGCTATAACTCCATGGACACTGCTCGTCTTCCTCAGCGTTCAGAAACCGATAGAAGTGGTTCTTCGTTATCGAATGTTCACAGAACCACTGCAAGTCATGCCAGCGATGAAAGCAACAGGGATTACTAACACTGTATTCGCTTTTCTTCTTGGCATTGGATTGCTGATCAGTCACGTGCTTTAA
- the yidD gene encoding membrane protein insertion efficiency factor YidD, whose protein sequence is MKAILTGTIRFYQRYISPMTPPSCRFYPTCSHYGLEAVQMHGAVKGSYLAIRRILRCHPFHAGGFDPVPEKWPPKK, encoded by the coding sequence ATGAAAGCAATCCTGACCGGCACCATCCGATTTTACCAGCGGTATATATCGCCGATGACGCCGCCGTCCTGCCGGTTTTACCCGACATGTTCCCATTACGGACTCGAAGCTGTGCAGATGCATGGCGCGGTAAAAGGCAGCTACCTGGCCATCCGCCGAATTCTCCGCTGCCACCCGTTCCATGCCGGCGGTTTTGATCCTGTTCCTGAAAAGTGGCCCCCGAAAAAATAA
- a CDS encoding metal ABC transporter solute-binding protein, Zn/Mn family: protein MKKLIGFIALLIFLAGCSATETAEPDETQGTALDVYTTVYPLTYFAERIGEERINVQSIYPAGANEHTFEPTQQDMISLAEADVVFYVGLGLEGFIESAQETLANEDVEFAATAEAIPDLEFTSEEEHANETEEEHAEHAEHAHEEVDSHVWISPVLSQHLAESIKDKLIELDPEGAELYETNYKELVTELDALDASFQDIAAEAERKTFFVSHAAFGYLADAYGLEQVAIAGLNSQSEPSQQELAAIIDRAKELDIQHIIFEQNVSSNLTEIVQNEIGAEAVQLHNLSILTEEDIAAGEDYFSLMEQNRETLENVLN from the coding sequence ATGAAAAAATTAATTGGTTTTATTGCGTTACTTATATTTTTGGCGGGTTGTAGTGCAACGGAAACTGCAGAACCTGATGAAACTCAAGGAACAGCACTTGATGTATACACAACCGTGTATCCGTTAACTTATTTTGCAGAAAGAATTGGTGAAGAGCGCATCAATGTTCAATCCATCTACCCGGCCGGCGCCAATGAACATACGTTTGAACCGACCCAGCAGGACATGATTTCGCTTGCTGAAGCGGATGTGGTATTCTATGTCGGCCTTGGGCTTGAAGGGTTTATTGAGAGTGCTCAGGAAACGCTGGCCAATGAAGATGTTGAATTTGCTGCGACCGCGGAAGCGATTCCGGACCTAGAGTTCACCTCTGAAGAGGAGCACGCAAATGAAACTGAAGAAGAGCATGCAGAACATGCCGAGCATGCACATGAAGAAGTGGATTCTCATGTATGGATCTCTCCGGTGCTGAGCCAGCACTTGGCTGAATCCATTAAAGACAAACTCATCGAGCTCGATCCTGAAGGGGCGGAACTGTACGAAACGAATTACAAAGAGCTTGTCACTGAATTGGACGCGCTCGATGCATCGTTTCAGGACATAGCGGCTGAAGCTGAGCGGAAGACATTCTTCGTTTCCCATGCAGCGTTCGGTTACCTGGCAGATGCCTACGGGCTTGAACAAGTGGCCATTGCAGGACTGAACAGCCAAAGCGAGCCTTCCCAGCAAGAACTGGCTGCCATCATCGACCGGGCAAAAGAGCTGGACATCCAGCACATTATATTCGAACAGAACGTCTCTTCCAATTTGACTGAAATTGTGCAGAATGAAATCGGCGCAGAAGCCGTTCAATTGCATAATTTAAGCATCCTGACCGAAGAAGATATTGCAGCTGGTGAAGATTACTTCAGCCTGATGGAGCAAAACAGGGAAACACTCGAAAATGTACTCAATTAG